The Prevotella sp. E9-3 genome has a window encoding:
- a CDS encoding glycosyltransferase family 4 protein yields the protein MIQYSILFIAFLFSAICGLISIPLILNFCKEKGLYDIPDERKIHKTGIPRLGGISFLPSMLLAFLATTFTHNSFNGINEITLSLWSLYFFISLLLIYSVGLVDDILGLDAKTKFVVQILAACLLPLSGLYLNNFYGFLGLHEIPSYIGIPLTVFIIVFINNAINLIDGIDGLAAGLSFIALFGFMICFLNEEMMKYSVLIAGLLGVIISFLYFNLFGDPKKNRKIFMGDSGSLTLGFILGFLAVKYAMYNPKVMNWTPDSLLLSYTFLIVPVFDVVRVILVRLMHKKPIFNADKNHVHHKLMRIGLTQHQALACILSMALFFILINIALKFIVPSTVIVGIDIVLWLCINYFINKAIEKNGQKVYLERE from the coding sequence ATGATACAATATAGCATATTATTTATAGCTTTCTTATTCAGTGCGATATGCGGTTTAATATCTATTCCGCTTATACTGAATTTCTGTAAAGAGAAAGGCCTCTACGATATTCCTGACGAGCGAAAAATCCACAAAACAGGCATTCCACGACTCGGAGGAATCAGTTTTCTGCCAAGTATGTTACTGGCCTTTCTGGCTACTACGTTTACGCACAACAGTTTTAATGGTATCAATGAGATTACGCTCAGTCTTTGGTCGCTCTATTTCTTCATCAGTTTACTGCTCATCTATTCTGTAGGCTTAGTTGACGACATATTAGGACTAGACGCAAAGACAAAGTTTGTTGTTCAGATTTTAGCCGCCTGTTTACTGCCGCTATCCGGTCTCTACCTGAACAACTTCTACGGTTTCCTTGGCCTTCACGAAATACCAAGCTACATCGGAATACCATTGACGGTATTCATCATCGTATTCATCAACAATGCCATCAACCTTATTGACGGCATCGACGGACTGGCTGCCGGTCTTTCCTTTATAGCCCTGTTTGGATTCATGATCTGTTTCCTCAACGAGGAAATGATGAAATATTCAGTTCTTATAGCAGGATTATTAGGCGTAATCATATCATTCCTCTATTTCAACCTATTCGGCGATCCGAAGAAAAACCGAAAAATATTCATGGGCGATTCAGGCAGCCTCACCTTAGGATTCATTCTCGGATTCCTTGCCGTGAAATACGCCATGTACAATCCAAAAGTGATGAACTGGACTCCCGACAGTCTTTTACTATCCTATACATTCCTGATTGTACCAGTATTTGATGTGGTTCGAGTCATCTTAGTCCGCCTTATGCACAAGAAACCCATCTTCAATGCCGACAAAAATCATGTCCACCATAAGTTGATGAGAATAGGCCTAACACAACATCAAGCATTAGCGTGCATTCTGTCAATGGCCCTATTCTTTATTTTAATAAACATTGCGTTAAAATTTATAGTACCTTCTACAGTTATTGTAGGTATTGATATTGTACTATGGCTATGCATAAACTATTTCATCAACAAAGCCATTGAGAAAAACGGACAGAAAGTCTATTTGGAACGTGAATAA
- a CDS encoding glycosyltransferase family 4 protein, producing MPKLIMVVNEDRFFLSHRKDIALSAQREGWDVTIVCKDTGQRTDVEQLGLKMVELPINPTGTNLWQELKTFRFLLSLYRKNRDAIVHHVGLKPMLWGSLAAKFAHVRGVVNAVSGLGVLFSEKKLSFIAKKILCLLRFANNKDTVRIIFQNHEDEHLFLSNHVIEKEQSLFIKGSGVDLSQFCYTPEPESDVIKVLFTGRMVKEKGVLVLIEAANALRNDYEGKVEFLLCGGLHNNPQAMKESEIHQLCDGKYIQWLGFRKDVNQLLQQCHIVAFPSYYREGVPKSLIEACAVGRPIITTNSIGCKDTVENGKNGFLVPPKNSERLAQTLRILIEDAQLREKMGKEGRLKAEKEFSLEQVVKMHMAIYNEF from the coding sequence ATGCCAAAACTCATTATGGTCGTCAACGAAGACAGATTCTTCCTGTCTCACCGTAAGGACATTGCCCTATCTGCTCAACGCGAGGGATGGGACGTTACCATTGTCTGTAAAGACACGGGCCAGCGGACTGACGTCGAACAGTTGGGGCTGAAAATGGTGGAACTGCCCATCAACCCTACTGGCACCAACCTATGGCAAGAGTTGAAGACCTTCCGATTTCTCTTATCACTCTATAGAAAGAACCGCGACGCCATCGTCCACCACGTAGGACTGAAACCCATGCTTTGGGGTAGTCTGGCCGCAAAATTCGCCCATGTCAGGGGCGTTGTCAACGCCGTAAGCGGACTGGGCGTGCTGTTTTCCGAAAAGAAATTGTCGTTCATAGCAAAGAAAATCCTGTGTCTACTACGCTTTGCCAACAACAAGGACACCGTAAGGATCATATTCCAGAACCACGAAGACGAGCACCTGTTTCTCTCCAATCACGTCATTGAGAAAGAGCAGTCACTATTCATCAAAGGATCTGGTGTAGACTTAAGTCAGTTCTGCTACACCCCCGAGCCTGAGAGCGACGTTATAAAAGTGCTGTTCACTGGCCGTATGGTGAAAGAGAAAGGCGTTCTTGTACTGATTGAAGCCGCCAACGCTCTTCGCAACGACTATGAAGGAAAGGTTGAATTCCTGCTATGCGGAGGTCTGCACAACAATCCCCAAGCCATGAAGGAATCCGAAATTCATCAGCTCTGCGATGGTAAATATATCCAATGGCTAGGTTTCCGAAAGGATGTCAACCAACTGCTTCAGCAATGCCATATCGTAGCCTTCCCAAGCTATTATCGTGAAGGTGTCCCCAAGTCGCTGATTGAAGCCTGCGCCGTGGGCCGTCCCATCATCACCACCAACTCCATTGGCTGTAAGGATACAGTAGAGAACGGCAAGAACGGTTTCCTCGTTCCGCCTAAAAACTCCGAGCGTTTAGCCCAAACGCTAAGAATTCTCATAGAAGACGCCCAACTGCGTGAGAAGATGGGAAAGGAAGGAAGACTCAAAGCCGAAAAAGAATTCTCGCTCGAACAAGTAGTAAAAATGCACATGGCAATTTATAATGAGTTTTAA
- a CDS encoding lipopolysaccharide biosynthesis protein, translated as MEKPSNNRTNLLINNIIASFILKGWSALVMLAMVPLTLRMLGAYNNGVWLTISSILLWINLMDIGLGNGLRNAIASYIALNQSEKIKEVIASTFFMLAIVTLPILLIAFTVIYGFDMSNALGIDADIVQNLNTILIVAVTLTCGTFVCKAVGNFYMGVQLPAINNLIVCCGQTLSLVLTFIAYLSGSHSLLLVVLINTAAPLFVWSVSIPITFYGRYSHYRPSFSDINLNMSKSLCSVGIQFFLIQISAIVLFSSANIIISKMFSPSEVTPYQIAYRYFNIAFITFSTICMPFWNATTDAYTRGDKKWLCKMDQRLNILILGILTILIGMFIISPFIYKIWIGDSVTIPKSLSFSVAVYIFVLTLSQRYSYILNGLNCLKIQIIFTCFAAVIFLPLAWGVCNYFESVSSLVWLMCLVNLPGLIANMWKYHQVLFKKE; from the coding sequence ATGGAAAAGCCATCTAACAATCGTACGAATCTGCTTATAAACAATATTATTGCTTCATTTATATTAAAAGGATGGTCAGCTCTTGTAATGTTGGCAATGGTTCCTTTAACTCTAAGAATGTTAGGAGCATATAATAACGGTGTATGGCTCACCATTAGTAGCATCCTCTTATGGATAAATTTAATGGATATCGGTTTAGGTAACGGATTACGCAACGCTATTGCAAGTTACATCGCATTGAATCAATCTGAGAAAATAAAGGAAGTCATAGCATCGACTTTCTTCATGCTGGCTATCGTTACACTTCCCATTCTTCTAATCGCCTTCACGGTTATCTATGGATTTGACATGAGCAACGCTTTAGGCATTGATGCCGACATTGTACAAAATCTCAACACGATACTCATTGTTGCCGTCACCCTCACTTGTGGGACATTTGTATGCAAGGCTGTAGGTAATTTCTATATGGGAGTACAATTACCTGCCATCAACAATCTGATTGTATGCTGTGGACAAACCCTCTCACTGGTTCTTACTTTTATTGCCTATCTGTCGGGAAGTCATTCCCTGTTACTTGTCGTGCTCATCAACACGGCAGCCCCTTTGTTTGTTTGGAGCGTAAGCATCCCTATCACGTTTTATGGAAGATATAGCCACTATCGTCCTTCTTTCTCCGACATCAATCTCAACATGTCGAAAAGTCTCTGTTCTGTTGGCATTCAGTTCTTTTTAATTCAGATTAGTGCAATTGTACTTTTTTCTTCAGCAAACATCATCATAAGCAAGATGTTTTCACCTTCAGAAGTAACCCCATATCAGATAGCATACCGCTATTTCAATATTGCATTCATTACCTTTAGCACAATCTGTATGCCTTTTTGGAATGCTACTACAGATGCATACACCCGTGGAGACAAGAAATGGTTATGTAAAATGGATCAGAGATTGAACATACTTATTTTGGGAATACTTACCATACTCATAGGAATGTTTATAATATCACCATTCATATATAAGATATGGATTGGAGATAGTGTTACAATCCCCAAAAGTTTGTCCTTTAGTGTTGCTGTCTACATTTTTGTTTTAACTCTTAGCCAACGCTATTCTTACATTCTTAACGGCCTGAACTGTTTGAAGATACAAATTATATTTACATGTTTTGCAGCCGTTATATTTCTTCCACTTGCATGGGGTGTATGTAACTATTTCGAATCTGTTTCCAGCTTAGTCTGGCTCATGTGTCTTGTCAATCTCCCAGGATTAATCGCTAACATGTGGAAATATCATCAAGTGTTATTTAAAAAGGAGTAA
- a CDS encoding sugar transferase, translating into MNNLIKRIFDILGALVGIVIFSPLYLFIYIVQKLSYKGPAIFAQERIGKGGKPFVIYKFRTMIVNNESNGIPQLAEVDDQRLTKFGKFLRSHHLDELPQLWNVLKGDMSFVGPRPERKYFIDKIMEIDPRYELLYAIRPGVTSYATLYNGYTDTMEKMLRRLELDLYYMENSSWKFDLTILWKTFTSLIFGKKI; encoded by the coding sequence ATGAACAATCTCATTAAACGCATATTCGACATTCTGGGAGCACTTGTGGGAATCGTCATTTTCTCACCATTATACCTTTTTATATATATAGTACAAAAGCTCAGCTATAAAGGACCAGCCATTTTCGCCCAAGAACGTATTGGTAAGGGAGGAAAGCCTTTTGTTATTTACAAGTTCCGCACCATGATAGTAAACAACGAAAGCAACGGCATTCCGCAGTTGGCAGAAGTGGACGACCAGCGACTTACAAAATTCGGTAAATTTCTCCGTTCGCACCACCTAGACGAACTGCCCCAGCTATGGAATGTACTGAAAGGTGACATGTCGTTTGTAGGCCCACGTCCTGAAAGGAAATACTTCATCGATAAAATCATGGAGATTGATCCGCGCTACGAGCTTCTATATGCTATCCGCCCGGGTGTAACCTCTTATGCTACACTCTATAATGGCTATACCGACACCATGGAAAAAATGTTAAGACGCCTGGAACTCGATCTTTACTATATGGAAAACAGTTCATGGAAATTTGACCTTACTATACTGTGGAAGACTTTCACAAGTCTAATTTTTGGGAAAAAAATCTAA
- a CDS encoding glycosyltransferase family 2 protein, protein MNNETIAILMATYNGAVYLREQIESIVAQTFQHWHLYIHDDGSTDETVAIAKEYANRYPNIISLLEYPSQGGACQNFLSLMERIESSYYMFCDQDDVWLPEKIELSFQEMNRLEHAHPQRAIIVCTDLYVSDAELNIIHSSRWRFSAMYPPYIKTFDDCAPCAGVTGCTMLFNQAAKYCCIYPVSPYAIHDNWLTLCTLKRQGILYGIDKPLMHYRQHGDNCMGAGAKDARKIGFFYRITNIRRIIRRHFVQYKVLQSLGYGSVWKYVKQVMKYRHRIRKQQY, encoded by the coding sequence ATGAATAATGAAACTATAGCCATATTAATGGCTACATACAACGGAGCTGTTTATCTTCGAGAGCAAATTGAATCTATAGTGGCTCAAACCTTTCAGCATTGGCATCTATATATTCATGACGACGGCTCAACTGACGAAACTGTAGCCATTGCTAAAGAATATGCTAACAGATATCCTAACATCATTTCACTTTTAGAATATCCGTCACAGGGAGGGGCTTGTCAAAACTTTCTTAGCTTGATGGAGCGCATAGAATCGTCTTACTATATGTTCTGTGATCAAGATGACGTATGGCTTCCAGAAAAGATTGAGTTATCTTTTCAAGAAATGAACAGATTGGAACATGCCCATCCACAGAGAGCCATTATCGTTTGTACAGACCTCTACGTTTCAGATGCCGAACTGAACATTATCCATTCGTCTCGATGGCGTTTCTCTGCAATGTACCCACCATACATTAAAACCTTTGACGACTGTGCACCATGCGCAGGTGTTACGGGCTGTACAATGCTTTTCAATCAGGCTGCTAAGTATTGTTGCATTTATCCTGTTTCTCCTTATGCCATACACGACAATTGGCTTACCCTTTGCACCTTAAAACGACAAGGAATCCTTTATGGTATTGATAAACCTTTAATGCATTACCGCCAACATGGGGATAATTGCATGGGAGCAGGAGCCAAAGATGCAAGAAAAATTGGGTTCTTCTATCGAATCACAAATATAAGAAGAATTATCCGCCGCCATTTTGTACAGTACAAGGTACTCCAGTCGCTCGGCTACGGCTCTGTTTGGAAGTATGTCAAGCAAGTAATGAAATATCGGCATAGAATAAGAAAACAGCAATACTAA
- a CDS encoding glycosyltransferase family 1 protein, which translates to MKRILFIAQHLNRAGTEAFMMGVFRGIDHSRFQVDFLIYTQAETDYSREVEAAGCKVWRVPSRRESPLGWYRSLNSFFKLHTKDYAAIHYCGNGLTAIAPIMFAYHYGVPVRIIHSHNSSSKGLHNKLLHLLQRGIARRISTHHFACSTLAAKWFFSSHPAVIIKNGIDTNRFAFNDEIRQTYRNQLGISPATTVIGHVGRFCDEKNHTFLVDIFNAYSQLNPNSLLLLIGVGPLMDDIKAKVLQLGLSDKVQFLNERSDVDSLLQAFDLFLMPSLFEGLPFVLIEAQCTGLPCLVADTVSRDSALTSNITFFSLKQTAGSWAEKVSGIIANYNRKDESMAIQQQGYSTQSTISYLQEVYDGQS; encoded by the coding sequence ATGAAACGAATCCTCTTTATAGCACAACACCTGAACCGTGCCGGAACCGAAGCCTTCATGATGGGCGTTTTCCGAGGTATTGACCATAGTCGTTTCCAAGTAGACTTCCTTATTTACACGCAAGCAGAGACCGACTATAGCCGCGAGGTAGAGGCTGCCGGCTGCAAGGTGTGGCGAGTGCCAAGCCGCAGGGAGTCGCCATTAGGATGGTATCGCTCACTGAATAGTTTCTTTAAGCTGCACACTAAAGACTATGCTGCCATCCATTACTGTGGCAACGGGCTTACGGCCATAGCACCCATCATGTTTGCCTATCACTATGGAGTACCCGTTCGCATTATTCATTCTCACAATTCCTCGTCAAAAGGTCTTCACAACAAACTTCTTCATCTGCTGCAAAGAGGTATTGCCCGACGGATCTCCACCCACCACTTTGCTTGCTCCACCCTTGCGGCAAAATGGTTCTTTAGCTCTCACCCAGCAGTTATCATTAAAAACGGTATCGATACAAACCGATTTGCATTCAATGACGAAATACGCCAAACGTATCGCAATCAGCTCGGCATCAGTCCGGCCACTACCGTTATAGGCCATGTAGGAAGATTTTGTGATGAGAAGAACCACACGTTCCTTGTTGACATATTTAATGCTTACTCACAATTAAATCCTAACTCTCTGCTGCTGCTGATTGGTGTCGGTCCTTTAATGGACGACATAAAGGCGAAAGTCCTGCAACTGGGTCTTTCGGATAAAGTACAGTTTCTGAACGAGCGTTCCGATGTAGACAGCTTACTGCAGGCCTTTGATTTATTTCTCATGCCTTCGCTCTTCGAAGGACTACCCTTCGTACTCATTGAAGCCCAATGTACAGGACTACCATGTTTGGTTGCAGACACCGTTAGCCGTGACAGTGCCCTCACATCGAACATCACTTTCTTTTCATTAAAACAAACTGCTGGCAGTTGGGCCGAAAAAGTATCCGGTATAATTGCAAACTACAATAGAAAAGACGAAAGCATGGCTATTCAACAGCAAGGCTATTCAACACAGTCAACAATTTCCTATCTACAGGAAGTATACGATGGACAATCATAA
- a CDS encoding glycosyltransferase family 1 protein yields MKIAINCIFCAPRGGGIKEYIVNLTNNIALCDKTNTYILYVLEDQLDYAKKMLPPSFRIKTVPFKSSFLSVIKRSLFSQRFWTMEEEKEQFDIFHSPFFHAPKMKRAKLILTVHDLRLYRYPKTYNPLRYLFLKRAVKDAIQRADHILSISEFTKQEMIALCGVSPGKVTVIHEAIDRDGFSPKQIAGFELPKEYQYLKEARFLFSLGHIEPRKNYERLIEAFRLLKERPENKNLKLIIAGKKYVNYEATIQLMQKTPDVIYMDFIPRELLLWLYQNAALFVFPSTYEGFGFPPLEAASMGTLSAVSNISSIPEVCGECAFYFNPYDVSEMASTLSFALSDEEARKLKTALLETQLSRFSWLKNATDTIKVYMTCKA; encoded by the coding sequence ATGAAAATAGCAATCAACTGCATCTTTTGCGCGCCACGCGGTGGTGGCATCAAAGAATATATTGTCAACCTGACAAATAATATCGCCCTATGCGATAAAACCAACACCTATATACTATATGTATTGGAAGACCAGCTGGACTATGCTAAAAAGATGCTCCCACCTAGTTTTCGCATTAAAACGGTACCTTTCAAGAGTAGTTTCCTTTCTGTAATAAAAAGGAGTCTTTTTTCACAACGGTTCTGGACAATGGAAGAGGAGAAGGAACAGTTCGACATTTTTCATTCGCCCTTCTTCCATGCACCAAAGATGAAGCGAGCCAAACTGATTCTCACAGTCCACGACTTACGGCTCTACCGTTATCCTAAGACATACAACCCGTTGAGATACTTGTTTCTGAAACGGGCTGTTAAGGATGCTATTCAACGGGCCGATCACATCCTATCCATCTCCGAATTCACCAAGCAGGAGATGATTGCGTTGTGTGGTGTGTCTCCTGGAAAGGTGACGGTAATTCACGAAGCCATCGACCGAGATGGATTCTCACCCAAACAGATTGCCGGCTTCGAGTTACCAAAAGAATACCAATATTTAAAAGAAGCCCGTTTCCTTTTTTCTCTGGGTCATATCGAACCCCGAAAAAACTACGAACGCCTCATTGAGGCTTTCCGCCTACTAAAGGAACGCCCCGAAAACAAAAATCTGAAACTGATTATTGCAGGAAAGAAGTATGTGAACTACGAAGCCACCATACAACTGATGCAGAAAACGCCTGATGTCATCTACATGGACTTTATACCGCGCGAACTGCTGCTATGGCTCTATCAAAATGCTGCACTTTTCGTATTTCCTTCCACTTATGAAGGTTTCGGTTTTCCTCCTTTAGAGGCAGCAAGCATGGGTACGCTGTCTGCAGTCAGCAATATTTCCTCTATTCCCGAAGTATGTGGTGAATGTGCATTCTATTTCAATCCGTATGACGTGTCGGAAATGGCAAGTACATTATCTTTTGCTCTTAGCGATGAAGAGGCTCGAAAGCTGAAGACTGCATTGCTTGAAACTCAACTTTCCAGATTTTCCTGGTTAAAGAATGCAACTGACACAATTAAGGTCTATATGACCTGCAAGGCATAG
- a CDS encoding ATP-binding protein: MTSKRRRYPVGIQTFSEIIRGNYVYVDKTDLVWQLTDYAKYIFLSRPRRFGKSLLSSTLHSYFAGERELFEGLKIMELEKEWTQYPVLHFDLSGAKHMAPQDVRAELGRIIKPYETIYGSEPDETTPGMRMAGLVNRAYEQTGRQVAVIIDEYDAPLLDVLHDDQRLFEMREVMQEFYQRLKMLDPKIKFCFITGITKFSQLSIFSTINNLMNVTMDPTFSAICGITEQELTTVLHEDIELLAEKNELSYDEMHAKLKLQYDGYHFSKKSEDTYNPYSLIKAFVYGETGSYWFDSATPTFLIRQMQHFRTDITSMDNIEVPSTAFDKPTEAMTSALPLLYQSGYLTIKSYDRESDLYQLALPNQEVRIGYTDGLLPTYIGLDSSEVQTGFALKFWRALKKGDIEQALRDMQAYLASIPYVERFKKKLEDVSNAEEFYEYTFYLIFSMLNVYARTQVKCAGGRADIVVWMQDAIYVLELKVNGTAAEALQQINEKNYALPYATDGRKIVKIGIGFSIETKTMNDWIIE, encoded by the coding sequence ATGACAAGCAAAAGGCGCAGATACCCAGTGGGAATACAGACATTCTCGGAGATTATCCGAGGAAATTATGTCTACGTGGACAAAACAGATTTGGTGTGGCAATTGACCGACTATGCCAAATACATATTCCTGAGCCGTCCGCGAAGGTTCGGAAAATCGCTGTTGTCCAGCACCCTACATTCCTATTTTGCTGGAGAGCGTGAACTATTCGAGGGACTTAAGATTATGGAACTGGAGAAGGAATGGACACAATATCCAGTGCTTCATTTTGACCTCAGCGGTGCCAAACACATGGCTCCACAGGATGTGAGGGCTGAACTAGGAAGGATTATTAAACCATACGAAACAATTTATGGTAGCGAACCCGACGAAACAACTCCCGGCATGCGTATGGCCGGTCTTGTCAACCGTGCCTACGAACAAACCGGCAGGCAGGTAGCTGTCATCATTGACGAGTACGACGCGCCCTTGCTTGACGTACTGCACGACGACCAACGGCTTTTTGAAATGCGCGAGGTGATGCAAGAATTCTACCAGCGACTGAAGATGCTGGACCCGAAAATAAAGTTCTGTTTTATCACCGGCATCACAAAATTCTCACAACTGAGTATCTTCTCGACCATCAACAACCTGATGAACGTCACGATGGATCCGACTTTCTCTGCTATCTGTGGCATCACTGAGCAGGAACTTACTACAGTCCTTCATGAAGATATCGAGTTGCTTGCTGAAAAGAACGAGTTGTCGTATGACGAGATGCATGCAAAACTAAAACTGCAATATGACGGTTACCATTTCTCAAAGAAATCGGAGGATACATACAACCCATATAGCTTAATAAAGGCCTTCGTATACGGTGAGACGGGAAGCTACTGGTTTGACAGCGCCACACCAACTTTCCTTATTCGCCAGATGCAGCATTTTCGCACAGACATCACCTCTATGGACAATATAGAAGTCCCTTCTACGGCTTTCGACAAACCCACCGAAGCGATGACTTCCGCATTGCCCCTACTCTACCAAAGTGGGTATCTCACGATAAAAAGTTACGACCGTGAAAGCGACCTTTACCAGTTAGCCTTACCTAACCAGGAGGTTCGTATCGGTTACACAGACGGACTTCTCCCTACATATATAGGCTTAGACTCAAGCGAAGTACAGACAGGCTTCGCCCTGAAATTCTGGCGTGCGCTGAAAAAAGGTGATATCGAACAGGCGCTACGCGACATGCAGGCCTATCTTGCCAGCATTCCATATGTAGAGAGATTCAAAAAGAAGTTGGAAGATGTCTCGAATGCTGAAGAATTCTACGAATACACGTTCTATCTGATTTTCTCCATGTTGAACGTATACGCCCGCACACAAGTGAAATGTGCTGGGGGGCGTGCCGACATAGTAGTATGGATGCAGGATGCCATTTATGTGTTGGAACTGAAAGTGAATGGAACAGCCGCTGAAGCACTCCAGCAGATAAACGAAAAGAACTATGCACTCCCTTACGCAACCGACGGTCGCAAAATAGTCAAAATCGGCATTGGTTTCTCTATCGAAACCAAGACCATGAACGACTGGATAATCGAATAG
- a CDS encoding nucleoside-diphosphate sugar epimerase/dehydratase, translated as MKISARLANWYFTKKALPYWCILLLDVFTLYFSLIFSFLLFRGGEALVHDFTGLNLNAAIYIVFFIIGFRLLRTYSGIFRYSSFVDLQRVGYAMLFGTVIAYAIHYTFAGYNILSHLRGREIISGVSIATILMWGIRMFVKTVYELYFANSLSVNTYIYGVRDGGIGIAKHIRSEKPTRFKLKGFISDEYDNKDCVLMGFKVYYLDDSLVQTMKDNDIQAIIISPFRMRAFRSNKTFQNQLIAAGIKIYMTQEEKEWSEFMQSPQVKEISIEDLLPRDEIQVDLESVGKQLKGNCIMVTGSAGSIGSEIVNQVASYEPSKLVLIDQAETPQHDICLMMEKKWPNIKAEIIVCSICEKEHMEYLFKKHRPQYVFHAAAYKHVPMMEDNPSESVTNNILGTKVIADLSVKYGVKKFVMISTDKAVNPTNVMGCSKRICEIYVQSLNKYLTQDPATKDSHCQFVTTRFGNVLGSNGSVIPLFREQIKNGGPITVTDPNIIRYFMLIPEACKLVLEAGTKGNGGEIFVFDMGEPVKISDLASRMIQLSGRKDIEIKYTGLRPGEKLYEEVLNEKESTKPSFHEKIRIASVREYNYEEVCKAIDTLLNTCMLYDNMKTVKAMKEIVPEYKSNNSVYSVLDDPNWGGARIIQQILN; from the coding sequence ATGAAGATATCAGCTAGACTTGCAAATTGGTATTTCACCAAAAAAGCTTTACCTTATTGGTGTATTCTGTTATTAGATGTATTTACACTTTATTTTTCGCTAATATTTTCATTCTTACTTTTCAGAGGAGGTGAGGCTCTTGTCCATGATTTTACAGGATTGAATCTGAATGCTGCAATATATATAGTATTCTTTATCATCGGATTCCGTCTATTACGCACTTACTCAGGAATTTTCCGTTATTCTTCATTTGTCGATTTACAACGTGTAGGCTATGCTATGCTGTTCGGAACCGTAATAGCCTACGCCATCCACTATACCTTTGCAGGCTATAATATATTATCACATCTTCGCGGACGTGAAATCATATCGGGCGTTTCTATTGCCACCATCTTGATGTGGGGCATTCGTATGTTTGTAAAAACTGTTTACGAACTCTATTTTGCCAACTCACTGTCTGTCAACACTTATATCTATGGTGTAAGAGACGGAGGTATCGGTATTGCCAAACATATCAGAAGCGAAAAGCCCACACGCTTTAAGCTTAAAGGCTTTATTTCAGACGAATATGACAATAAGGACTGTGTGCTAATGGGATTTAAGGTTTACTACCTTGATGATTCGCTTGTGCAAACGATGAAAGATAACGACATCCAGGCTATCATTATTTCTCCATTCCGCATGCGCGCATTCCGAAGCAATAAAACTTTCCAGAACCAACTTATCGCTGCCGGCATCAAAATTTACATGACGCAGGAAGAGAAAGAATGGAGTGAATTTATGCAATCTCCACAGGTAAAGGAGATTAGTATTGAGGACCTTCTGCCGCGTGATGAAATTCAAGTTGACCTGGAGTCGGTTGGCAAGCAGCTGAAAGGCAATTGCATCATGGTCACAGGTTCTGCTGGCAGTATTGGTAGTGAGATTGTAAATCAGGTTGCAAGCTATGAACCATCCAAGCTGGTACTCATTGACCAGGCAGAGACACCTCAACATGACATTTGCCTGATGATGGAGAAAAAATGGCCCAACATCAAGGCAGAAATAATTGTATGCAGCATCTGTGAGAAAGAGCACATGGAATATCTGTTTAAAAAGCATCGCCCCCAATATGTATTCCATGCTGCCGCCTATAAGCATGTTCCCATGATGGAAGACAATCCTTCAGAAAGTGTCACAAACAACATTCTGGGCACTAAAGTCATCGCCGATTTGTCTGTAAAATATGGGGTTAAGAAATTTGTCATGATTTCTACCGACAAAGCTGTTAACCCGACCAATGTAATGGGATGCTCAAAGCGTATTTGCGAAATATATGTTCAATCGCTCAATAAATATCTGACTCAAGATCCTGCCACGAAGGATTCTCACTGTCAGTTCGTTACTACGAGATTTGGTAATGTATTGGGCTCTAATGGATCTGTCATCCCATTGTTCAGGGAGCAAATTAAAAACGGAGGTCCTATCACCGTGACCGATCCAAACATTATCCGCTATTTCATGCTGATTCCTGAAGCCTGCAAGCTGGTACTCGAAGCAGGAACCAAGGGTAATGGTGGAGAGATATTCGTATTCGACATGGGCGAACCTGTGAAGATTTCTGATTTGGCAAGTCGAATGATTCAGCTTAGCGGACGCAAGGATATTGAGATTAAATATACCGGTTTGCGTCCAGGTGAGAAGCTATACGAGGAGGTGCTCAACGAAAAAGAGTCAACCAAACCGTCGTTCCATGAAAAGATTCGTATTGCTTCTGTACGCGAGTACAACTACGAAGAAGTTTGTAAAGCTATCGACACGTTGTTGAACACATGTATGCTGTATGACAACATGAAGACAGTAAAAGCAATGAAAGAGATCGTACCCGAATATAAGAGTAACAATTCTGTATATAGTGTTCTTGACGACCCAAACTGGGGGGGGGCAAGAATAATCCAACAGATTCTCAATTAG